Genomic DNA from Coffea arabica cultivar ET-39 chromosome 7e, Coffea Arabica ET-39 HiFi, whole genome shotgun sequence:
ACGGTTGTCTATCaagtgaagaagaaaatttcttgagGTCAGAGATCACCAAATCAGTTAGCGGTAGAACTGAACTATCAGTTTTGCCACAGACGATAAAATGTATTTCATCATTCCCCTAATTGTCACCAAGTAATACACACTATCTGAGAATCAATCAATGAGATAACACACTACATATAATTCAGACAGCCATGCTGGGTGCAAAAGAATTTCTGATATATCATATCTAAAACCAAATAGCACCACAAAAGCGTCTGATAGAAGGTAAATACAACATTTAGGCAACTAAGTAATTTACAAATTTAAAATCAAATGCTACGAAGCATGGCCATGTTTTACAAACTAACAAACACTACAGGCACAGTAATCAGCTTCACAAATTACCGCAATCATTATTGATTCCACTAATATAATACAAATTCAAGATTGTTCATACAAGTCAGTCTTCGAGTACTTACCAaactcatctcataatcttcGATGCTAAGAAATGGGAAAATAACGACCCAGTAAACAGAATCAGTAAGCATCACCGCCCCTGCTGTCATCTGTGCATCGAAAAATGTTATTAGCTAGCTTGAATACTGGAAAACGAAAAAGTTGGACTTCCAACACAACATAATTAAGTTTGATAATGTTAACACCAAAAATTGCCACAGTAAGAAATGGTCAAGTAAATTGGCATTAACAGTGtcacaaaagaaaaacattcaCTTCATCTAGGCGCAATTTCTGTAACTAAAACTCCACAACGTCAAGAGACCTATACCATATACACAGAGATGCAGCCGAAAAAGCAACTTGTCAAAATAAAAGACCATTCAAAGCCAATTATATGATGAAGTAATGAATATATTAAAAGTCTAGATATCCAAGAGAATGTTCAAGGCAACCCATAATCTCTGGCCAGGTCTATCTAGTGCTAAGAGTAAAATTTTTTCATCTGTTTTCATGGTCATCCTATTATAGCAGGATGTTTAATCCCCTAAAGATGATTTACCTGAAATAAAATCTGAAATAGGTTACACCAGAGGGCAGCACTGCATGGAGTGTTTGATTTCCCTTTGTAATCCAAGTTTCCACCCACTTTTCCATTTGAAGTTCCCTCGCATGCAAGTGGCATATATAAGCCCTTCTCTGTGTCTTCAACGATACGATCATTAACCTTGTTGTTCATTCTGTTATCCTTACAAAATCCATAGAGTGACAGCACAGATCCAAGCTGCAAAGAGACTTGAGAAGACAACATCAGAAAAGATTGCATTTTGTATTGGCAGAAGCAAAAAATAGAAGTTCAAACAAATTGGAATATCCGTACAACCAGATGGCACATGTAAGATTTGCCATCAGGTCCATAAAGAAGAGAAACATATGCATACCCCAAAATATATGGTAACTAACGTAAAAGTCCACCTGCATAGCAGccaaaaaaatcataaatccCATAGTCAGGGAGAAATAAAGCCACTATTCACTTCTGTCAAAAATAAAAGCATACCACATTTAGAAGATAAATTCTCAAGGCTGAAATGGTAGTTGACCCATTCATTTGTACAAGTTTTGTCCTCTAAATCTCCAGAAGAAAACCATTTCACATGTTTAGAAAACATCTTTGTATTTGGGTGAGGATGGGTGCATTTACATTTTTAGAGCTTCAGTATTAACCCTTATTTTACTTGCCAAAATTATGCAAGCTACCACATTTAGAAGATAAATTCTCAAGGCTGAAATAGTAGTTGACCCATTAATTTGTACAATTTTAGTGACATGTTTAGAAAACGTCTCTGTATTTGGGTGAGGGTGGGTGCATTTACATTTTTAGACCTTCAGTATTGACCCTTATTTTACTTGCCAAAATTATGCAAGCCAGGATCAAGGTAAGCTACTCTGCCACTGTCTGTGATTGCAGGTAAAAGTAGAAGGAAGTAAAAGTGGAGTGGGGCTCATAAACCAGGTGGGTGGGCTTTTGGGCAGACTGAAAAGGGGAAGTGGAAGGAGGGTGCTTCTCAGCTAAAGTTGAGAGTAGGGTCGCAAGTCCACCTCCTCCTTTTCGGCTTAGCCACTCCCTAGACTGAGAGCTAAAGTGAAGCTAAGCATCACTGAATAAAATGAGGGAAGGAGTGAAACCAAACTTCTCACAGTCAGTGAGAAAAAGTGCTTGATGTTACCTTAATAAAGGACAAACTAAATTGGTAGGAAAAATATCATACTAAACGTGCAAGCAAAGAAGTCAGAAGCAAGCCAATCGCGTATTCTAGTAACCTAACATACTAGCATTCAAGAAAGCACAAGCATGCAGCACAAGGAACCCAGACTCTGTACCTTTTAAGTTTTGAGGCTCTCAAGTCCAGAAAGAATGTTCGAAACTGGTAAACTGCCCTCTTTCCTCTAGGGGATGAAATCTTCGTAGTAAGGTAAGGAAAAAAATTGCTAGTCGGTACACCAATGCTTGACCTCACTTAGAATCTgaagtctagaataaatttcaCAAACTGCTTCAAGATTTACAATTATGTCTCCTCTTTTCTAATGCAATTCAAATGTTTATCAAATTAATTCAGTGGTAACCACAGTGCAAAATGTTTAAATTGCCACAGATTGATTCTACACATAGCCAATCAGCAAAGATGACTTACTGAGTATAATAGTAAAATAATTCACCACCGTGAACTGCAACATCAAAACTAAGGGCCACTAAGAGCAGACAGAATGCGATAACCCGATAGACCATCAAAAAACTCGGGGGAATTTCCTTTAAACATGGCCTCCAAGCTTCATCATTCCACAAAATCCTGGATCTCTCATCATGCAACGCTTCTCTGTCGGAGCATGAATCTTTTGTCGGACGTTCATATTTCCATATAAGATAGAATGCTACTGCCATTGGTGTCAATACCAATATTGCACAGAGTAAGACCCTCCAATTTAACCAATAACTCAAGGTTGTAGTATCATCAGTCACCATCAACCGCATTCTGGGAGAGAAACAAAATGAGTCATTTTTCTATTGGTTAATGGTTGCTTTACAACCACATGCAAACTATGAAGTATAACCAAATCCAAGTATCCAACAAGAAAATCTACTTTTGACAACATATATGTCTTGAAAAAAATGCGAAACTCAACAATTGGACTTCCAAACAGTTTTACTAAGCAAAATCAAAAAACACTTAGCAAAACGAATGAATACTTTTTCTATCTCAATTAGAAAGAATAAGGCACTAAAATCAATGCCCAGTTATCTGCAAAACAACCCCTATGTTTTGCTGAACATCTCATACTGCAATTGCATCCATTCCAAAACATCAAATCTAATATCTAAATCTAATCAATCTTCAAAGTCCAATACGAGACCCCCAATATACAAATGGCAGCATTACTCTGTCAGACTTACAGACAAACACCTAGCACGCATCAGAACCACAAGGCTAGCAATCAACTAGCAGGatcaacaataaataaataaataaatatctcCACCagcaaagagaaaaagagaagccCTTATACTCGGTAAAGAAGAAATCAGAAGAGCAAAGACCATTACCTGAACCAGACCTTTGGGCTGAGAAAGAAGACTCGACAGAGGAAAAGGCGATGATAATGCGGGTGCTTTCGCTTCGGCTATCGTTCCCCCTTAACCGACGGCTAAGCGAAGTgctcttttgtttctttgttcttttgttttttctgcATGATCGGAGCCTATTATTAGGTCGACGTGTGCCTTAAAGAGTCCGTGCTGTCTAGAACAAAGAGTTCAATACAAGGCGTCGGTCTTGTTTCATTTTCTGCTCAACTCTTATCCAATCATTTATCAACGTTTGGATTATTGGATTCGCTCCTTTATTTTGTAGTTGTACTGGTAAAATTAATGAATCAAACAATAATACGTATTAAAATGATGCGGACCCCAAGTGGAGATTGGCTGGGGAAGACTCATGATCATTGACGACTCTCCACTCTCTCCATTGGATTGGCGAAAGCCAAAAGCCAAAAAGGCCTACGTCTTTTTCTTTGATCGGTCCCGTTGGCCGTGATACAGCGGGTCCGATTTGTCAGTTACCAATGGATAACGTTTATCTCCTTCCCtgagaattctttttttttttttttttgataattccCTGAGAATTCTTATATCTGAGAAAAAAATACtaacaagaaattaaacaaaaacTTTTGGGACAGGAAAAAAAAGGCTCACTCCTAAATAttaagaaagagaaaactccCACTAGTATCAAGGACTTGCCTAATTCGATAACCACATAATTTTGTCAACCCAAAATTTTAGTGCCATACCTTTTGAGTTTTTAAATTGAATTAGTATAATACGATAGTGCATAAAGGGTACGTAACGGGCGTCTAATTATTATGTTTGTTTTTTCATTGACAATCATTCTGAATTATACAATAATTATTTAGTAActttaaaaccatttattggtcttggtgaaattttttttgaaattttagaaccaacaaaatatttttttttttaaaaaaggcaAATCAACCATCgacttatttttgtttcctttaagagatactcttttttttttttttctataacaTAATGCCAGAAGTATATATGTTGTACCATTCACACATGCCTACTCGTGGACATTTGATTAGCTGCATCTGAATGGATCAATCCTCATCTTAACCTGTGGAAGCCCCATTTTCTTCGAAGATAATTTCTCTCTGTCTTTGCCTATTGGGCCGATGGATTGATACCTTGACAAAACCAGGCCCCAAAGCCCAGAATTCCGTCATTCTCTTGTCCTGTTCGTTACGCAGAAAAATACGAAAACTGGAACATGGAACGTAAAGCCAAACTGAAAATTGTGGTCCTAAAACGGCTCCAGTGCTTGATTTTTCTCGCGCGGGGCCCTAAGACCGAGGTCCACCTTCTAGACCCGACGTGGCAATGCAGTCTTGCCTTGGTGATTGATTTCCACGTCTTTCCCTAGAGGTGGCAATATGGATAAATGGTTCATAATTAGTTTTGACTTAACGgatggtggatgaaatttattcaatccatttagatccatttaataaatggatctaaatggattgatctaaatggattaaataaaaaccaattatccatttataatccatttaaatattttgataacttttttttttgtcagatcCCTCGGTATGCAATAGTCACTTTGGGTCCTGACTAATCCTGAGTTGAGCTGGGTTGCACCCCATAAGAAGCGCAAGCTCTGCACCCCATAAGAAGCGCAAGCTCTACCCATAAGAGTTGCAGTGCTTCTGGTAAATGCATTTTTAGGTGCTAAAAGTAAAATGTTTGGTGAATATCATCCCATAAAATTAGGAATAAAGTTTTTGGTGTTAAAAACACTTTTAGCAAAAGGTTAAATTTGGTACTTTTATAGTAgcttttgtgatttaaaaaataaaacattgaatttaattattttatcctatattatgaactaaataaagagataaatacatttaaaaaattttaaattacatattatccAATACAATAAGTATTTATTGAACTATATCtccaaataatatattttaaagcATTTAAATACTTAATAAATACTTTTATTTAAAACTTTATTGAAAAATTACTTTTTAATAAGTTATTGTAACTCCAAACAGGCCCTTAGTAGAAGGCAAATAACATGTGATTATTAAGCAACTAAACGGAaaaatctacaaaaaaaaaaaagaaaaagacgaaTATATATTGAACGAAGTACAAGACAATAACAAAAAAAGATTCTTCTCAAATTTAACTGACTCATAGAGGCCAGTTGTCAATATGTGTTTCTAGCTCCACTTCTTTCTTGTGAAAGCGATGATGTTCTCTAGTTTTGTGGGCCCACAATGATGATGCTTTCTGGAAGGAAAGAAGTTGTTCGTCAGTCCTGGATCCGTCTTCCCATTGCATTCTATTTTGctaaatggatttatatggaTCAAGTGGATAATCCATGTAAATCCATCAATTTAATTGGTTTTAAATGATTATCCATTTAAAGTCATCATCCTTTTTTTAGTCATCCAAATTCATTTAAACTTGGtttatatggatggataaatggatttgaatccattttgccacctctatcTTTCCCTTAAAAATGCAAATTTATACTCCACCGGTGGAAACGGTAACGGCTAGTAAGCTCACATAGGATTCTCAGTGTCATTTTTCAATGGCAATTCAGTGTCACTTCTATATTTATGTCAAATGTtctgtttatttaatttatcatgtgttgtttatttaaatttcttctaccaTAATGTGATAAGTGGGATTGGCACCGAGTAGTGACATAGAGGATCCCAACTGTAGTAAGCCTAAGAATTCGATTTCATTTTACTATCAAAACACTACTGGCTTTGAAGTATACCGCCCACTATTTTATTCTCCAATTCTTTTCTCACGATTATTCTATTTGGATTTCTTTCACTTTTTGAAATTCTGATCTTTTGCATTGCATCCGCgaccaaaaattctgtttttgATTCTCAATGATGTTCCTCTATGAATTAAGTTCATGTGTTAATTTGATAGAGACGACATACTTGTTCTTTAACTGCTACGCTGCTACGCTGATCAATGTGCACCTGTAATACTTGACAAGTGTCACAGCTCACTTCACAAAAGAATCCTTTCTTTGAAAAATGGAATGCATGTTTTTCGCATTTTCTCTGGTTTGTACAATGTTAGAATAGAGCCGTTCGGTTTAACGGTTAAAAGTTGACTTTCTTATATGTCCTGAGAGGATGATTAGGGGGCAAAAATTATTTCccttttttggttttgttaatttcataaAAAGGTAGTACATATTTTCTCCTGCGTACAATGAAGGCAAATTTGATAGAGAATTATGCGTcaatatttttttctcaaattttaagGAAGTTTTTCTTGATAAGGGCTGAAATATCTATAAAAATGTCATTGAAGGAGAGGTTTTCAATGTTAAAGGGCATTGAAGTGCAATCGTTAGAATAGAAAGCTGGAGCGAGGGacgtttctgaaattatcccataataATAGGAAAACGGGAGGAGATGATGATACACGTACGGTTCAAATGCACGTGACGTGACCGTAATACCATAAATCCCAAATTCCAAATGTGTGTGTAACATTTGATTTTTCCACTTTCAATAAACGATTAGTATTTGTTTCTTCTGGTCCCGCCATTTCACTCCTGGCAGAAGCGTGTTTGCTTGGCCGTCTTTTTTCCCCACTGCCTCGGAAAAATTTTTAGCCGCCAATGACTAAATTTTTTAGCCACCATACGAGTACGTCGCGGAAAGGCTAGCGTGCATTGTTAATCAGAATTCAAGTACACTGGCGGTATTGCTTGGCAGTTCTTGAATTTGGCACTTCCCCTCCGGCCTCCACTCCACGGGGATCTAAATTCCCTGAGATGGCGAGCTGCCATCTGCTACGACTCTCGGTTGTCTCTACTTCCACAAGACCTTCAAAACTCAAGCACGAAATCTTCAACAGCAGAAGAATCAACCCAGCTGCGAGATACCACTGCCACTCCTCTCTGTCTCTGAATCTAAAATCAACATCTTTCCACTGCGACCGCAAACTCCAGAAGAGGACTACTTTCCTACTGAACTCTGCTTTAGGATTAGGCGGCTCCAATACAAGAACCCATTTCTCATTTTCTGCAGCAAATAAAACCTCGTGCCATGTCAAGCTCAGAGCCACAGCAGTTCCTGATAATAATGCGGGCGAGTCCGCCAAGCCGAATGAGCTGCTGAAGACTTTGCAGCTCGGGGTGATGTTCGTAGTCTGGTACTCGTTGAATATATACTTCAACATTTTCAACAAGCAGgttcccttttcttctttgctttggatatctttaatttctttttcccatATTGTAGTAACAGCAGAAGTAGTAATTTTCTTCTATGGTTATGCTCATGTCATTAGCTTCACTCGTGGAATGTGTGTTTCATTTTCTGTAAACAAACGACTTTTATAAGTGCATTGCAGGTTTTGAAGGTATTTCCACACCCAACAACAGTTTCAGCATTCCAATTTGGTTGCGGAACCATGCTTGTACTCTTTATGTGGGCACTGAATCTCCATAAAAGGCCGACGATCAACAGATCTCAGGTAGGTGTGCTCTGCTGttctttcttttgattttagttCCTTATTTGACCTTGATGACACTTGAAACTTTCAATCTTTTTGTCACTGGTAAAGATTATACATGTGCACATTGTTTTGTATGTTTCAGTTTGAAGCAATATTCTTGCTGGCTGCGGGGCACACTGTGGGGAACCTCCTAACCAACATCAGTCTTGGAAAAGTAGCGGTTTCTTTCACTCATACCATCAAAGCCATGGAGCCTTTCTTCACTGTACTTCTTTCTGTCCTCTTTCTTGGCGAGGTATATACCAACTTTAATTCTCACCTCTTCATTGGTTAATGTTGTCAACCGGGTTGTTAGTAACTATGATGTCGCTGTTTTGGCACGCCCAAGAAGCCAGTAGTGAGACTTGcggtttcttttccttttggttcacTTCAGTGTTGTAAATAGTCGGTTGCGTTTGTTCTAGGTGCCATGTTTTGAACATATCCCAGACTCCAGTCATGTGACTAGAGAAGCATCCTTCATCTTGCCCTGTTTGTTGTGCTTTACTTCTTTTTGAATCAAATGGCCACTATTTCcttaccattttcattttttgggcTGAAGACCCTAACTTTAAGCTTGGACATAAATTTCACAGCGGCCATCTGTCTGGGTAGTTGCTTCCCTGGTGCCTATAGTTGGAGGAGTGGCATTGGCATCATTCACGGAGACATCTTTTAATTGGTACGACCTTGTCACAATAGAAGAACATAAAATGGGGTGCACATCACATATTATTATGTTctggtttaataattttgaatatCTAAACCAGGATAGGCTTTGGGAGCGCAATGGCCTCCAATCTGACCAATCAATCACGTAATGTCTACAGCAAAAAGGTCATGGTAAAGGAGGTATGGTCCAATGCCAGTTTGGCGAGAATTTGTCATCATGTCTGCATTTGTGCAGTTCTGGTTTAATATTCTTGATCAACAGTGTAATTTTTCATCCTTAAACAGTGGGTACAGTGAAATCTCCCTGTTTACCATGCTTTCGCATAAGATTCTTGGTTCGTATTATACCCAATAACCAGCAGGCCTGTTGAACAGGACGCTTTGGACAATATCAATCTCTTCTCTGTCATGACTATCACTTCATTTATCCTTCTGGTACCCATTACTGTTTTGATTGACGGGATCAAGCTTAGTCCATCGTACCTTCAATATGCTGTAAGTAATAGTAACTTTTAAGGAAGAGTTTTTAGGGCTTTACATTGCCATCTTTCTCCAATAGCTCTCCATACGTCGTTTTGAATGCCTTGTGTTCAGGCGAGTCAGGGCTTGAATGTTAGAGAATTTCTGGTGAGATCTCTGTTAGCTGGTTTCTGCTTCCACAGTTACCAACAGGTATGATCCTCCCTGTTTTACAACatcctctttttttctctttcagaATTGCAGATACTACACGATTATCTATCCCATGTTCTTGAATAAATTCTTTAAATTTGGCAATAAAGATTGTTGCACCGCATTAAAATCCAAAGCAGTCTAGATTCGAACTTCCAAATTGAAGCTGATAGTCTTGAGGTTtactttatttttatcaaataacGACTGAAGCACCGGAAAAGGATGAGCAATTTAATGAAATCTCGTTCGTTTGACGTGTATCAGTCGCAACATTTGTTCTCGTGCACTCCAATATCACCTTCATGTCTAAATCAGTGTGAATCCCCATGTTAAGGATCTTACATGATACTTCAACTGGTGCAGATTTCTTACATGATACTTCAAATGGTGTCACCAGTGACTCATTCAGTAGGCAACTGTGTGAAGCGGGTTGTGGTCATTGTATCCTCAATGATCTTCTTCCAGACATCTGTCTCAACAATAAACGCCCTTGGTAAATTCTCTTTGCTGCTTATAATATTTGTAGTGTTTTTTCCGTTTCTTGTTCGGTGAGAGCTTGTGTTGGaggcccctttttttttttgggattacTAACTTGCTATGGTCTGGTTTTTGCTTGAGAAAAATTTGCTGACGGATGATCTAATGCCGCTCTTGCTGAGTTTCAGGAACTGGTATTGCTCTTGCTGGAGTCTTTCTATATTCAAGGGCAAAGCGAATAAAACCAACGCCTAAGG
This window encodes:
- the LOC113723128 gene encoding phosphoenolpyruvate/phosphate translocator 2, chloroplastic-like gives rise to the protein MASCHLLRLSVVSTSTRPSKLKHEIFNSRRINPAARYHCHSSLSLNLKSTSFHCDRKLQKRTTFLLNSALGLGGSNTRTHFSFSAANKTSCHVKLRATAVPDNNAGESAKPNELLKTLQLGVMFVVWYSLNIYFNIFNKQVLKVFPHPTTVSAFQFGCGTMLVLFMWALNLHKRPTINRSQFEAIFLLAAGHTVGNLLTNISLGKVAVSFTHTIKAMEPFFTVLLSVLFLGERPSVWVVASLVPIVGGVALASFTETSFNWIGFGSAMASNLTNQSRNVYSKKVMVKEDALDNINLFSVMTITSFILLVPITVLIDGIKLSPSYLQYAASQGLNVREFLVRSLLAGFCFHSYQQISYMILQMVSPVTHSVGNCVKRVVVIVSSMIFFQTSVSTINALGTGIALAGVFLYSRAKRIKPTPKVA
- the LOC113722789 gene encoding uncharacterized protein isoform X1 — protein: MRLMVTDDTTTLSYWLNWRVLLCAILVLTPMAVAFYLIWKYERPTKDSCSDREALHDERSRILWNDEAWRPCLKEIPPSFLMVYRVIAFCLLLVALSFDVAVHGGELFYYYTQWTFTLVTIYFGLGSVLSLYGFCKDNRMNNKVNDRIVEDTEKGLYMPLACEGTSNGKVGGNLDYKGKSNTPCSAALWCNLFQILFQMTAGAVMLTDSVYWVVIFPFLSIEDYEMSLLTVLAHSLNLILLLGDTALNSLHFPWFRISYFILWTGIYVIFEWTIHACLPLWWPYPFLDLSARYAPIWYLLAAVLHVPCYSIFALIVKLKEYALSRWYSQSYWCQR
- the LOC113722789 gene encoding uncharacterized protein isoform X4, with amino-acid sequence MRLMVTDDTTTLSYWLNWRVLLCAILVLTPMAVAFYLIWKYERPTKDSCSDREALHDERSRILWNDEAWRPCLKEIPPSFLMVYRVIAFCLLLVALSFDVAVHGGELFYYYTQWTFTLVTIYFGLGSVLSLYGFCKDNRMNNKVNDRIVEDTEKGLYMPLACEGTSNGKVGGNLDYKGKSNTPCSAALWCNLFQILFQMTAGAVMLTDSVYWVVIFPFLSIEDYEMSLLTVLAHSLNLILLLGDTALNSLHFPWFRISYFILWTGIYVIFEWTIHACLPLCCFKGIAEAACSFGRFNRRTEELREGGQLNRDHC
- the LOC113722789 gene encoding uncharacterized protein isoform X3 — its product is MRLMVTDDTTTLSYWLNWRVLLCAILVLTPMAVAFYLIWKYERPTKDSCSDREALHDERSRILWNDEAWRPCLKEIPPSFLMVYRVIAFCLLLVALSFDVAVHGGELFYYYTQWTFTLVTIYFGLGSVLSLYGFCKDNRMNNKVNDRIVEDTEKGLYMPLACEGTSNGKVGGNLDYKGKSNTPCSAALWCNLFQILFQMTAGAVMLTDSVYWVVIFPFLSIEDYEMSLLTVLAHSLNLILLLGDTALNSLHFPWFRISYFILWTGIYVIFEWTIHACLPLWYLLAAVLHVPCYSIFALIVKLKEYALSRWYSQSYWCQR
- the LOC113722789 gene encoding uncharacterized protein isoform X2 — encoded protein: MRLMVTDDTTTLSYWLNWRVLLCAILVLTPMAVAFYLIWKYERPTKDSCSDREALHDERSRILWNDEAWRPCLKEIPPSFLMVYRVIAFCLLLVALSFDVAVHGGELFYYYTQWTFTLVTIYFGLGSVLSLYGFCKDNRMNNKVNDRIVEDTEKGLYMPLACEGTSNGKVGGNLDYKGKSNTPCSAALWCNLFQILFQMTAGAVMLTDSVYWVVIFPFLSIEDYEMSLLTVLAHSLNLILLLGDTALNSLHFPWFRISYFILWTGIYVIFEWTIHACLPLWWPYPFLDLSARYAPICCFKGIAEAACSFGRFNRRTEELREGGQLNRDHC